One Triticum dicoccoides isolate Atlit2015 ecotype Zavitan chromosome 4B, WEW_v2.0, whole genome shotgun sequence genomic window carries:
- the LOC119291647 gene encoding polyadenylate-binding protein-interacting protein 7-like isoform X4 → MSIEERKISLINRTTSLNPNAVEFVPSCLRSVSDASNRSDTTKIPVSESSKEISADQPESVPSNPDEEAHRYWQQQLPDDITPDFNVLGQDETPGPDSLSLTGLSVNDGFGASLFSPNQTSRMQHHASPFVRDTRSTRGKFEFPGQEQPQATIMSPTASTMSPTAAPWVKTVRNGGQYGTNRRDASHYNGDSSIGSPLQSDAYYRNRRSFRSSMDIMTQLENKVDGRLNQNLRSLSFGHSSPPSPVSYAQNGLANYNKEAFGLPNSPYRSHSAILTDDIISPSAGRERLSLDSPRGRYKTTNLPVTSLGSSRGSHLLAGSYNGNHDMISNNTLQNIAGVQTGSTWLDTDAMANMFLEKDEVHDFASLRHALLEQDRQAFLTGGNPLAKELNIKELYSIQSRLAQEKARESIYQQRFQMPELQGLIQEQNPAIDLCGLHASEAMHVLNNELNNRRKIARSTGRRLQAIIISNPRTPARLTAAIEQYLLEHGLQYTQAQPGLFRVLLQ, encoded by the exons ATGTCCATTGAAGAAAGGAAAATTAGTTTGATAAACAGGACGACTTCGTTAAATCCTAATGCGGTAGAATTTGTTCCTTCATGCCTTAGATCTGTGAGTGATGCTTCAAACAGATCGGACACAACCAAGATTCCTGTCTCAGAGTCCTCCAAGGAAATCAGCGCAGACCAACCAGAGTCTGTACCAAGCAACCCTGATGAAGAAGCACATCGGTATTGGCAACAACAGCTTCCAGATGATATCACTCCTGATTTCAACGTTCTTGGCCAAGATGAGACTCCTGGACCTGACAGTCTTTCACTCACGGGCTTGTCAGTGAATGATGGCTTTGGTGCTTCACTATTTTCTCCAAACCAGACATCAAGAATGCAGCACCATGCTTCTCCATTTGTTAGGGACACGCGAAGTACACGAGGGAAGTTTGAATTTCCTGGCCAAgaacagccgcaagctactattatGAGTCCCACTGCTAGTACTATGAGTCCAACTGCTGCTCCATGGGTAAAGACAGTAAGAAACGGTGGACAATATGGTACAAACAGAAGGGATGCTAGTCACTACAATGGAGATTCTAGCATTG GATCCCCACTGCAGTCTGATGCTTATTACAGAAACCGGCGTAGCTTTAGGTCAAGTATGGACATCATGACTCAGCTGGAG AATAAAGTTGATGGACGACTCAATCAGAATCTCAGGTCACTGTCATTTGGACATTCAAGTCCCCCATCACCAGTATCAtatgctcaaaatggtcttgccaacTATAACAAAGAGGCTTTTGGTCTGCCGAACAGTCCATACAGATCTCATTCAGCCATACTCACAGATGATATAATTTCACCTTCAGCTGGCAGGGAACGCTTATCCCTAGATTCTCCGAGGGGGAGGTACAAGACAACTAATTTGCCTGTTACTAGTCTTGGTTCAAGCAGAGGCTCTCATCTGTTGGCTGGCTCATACAACGGTAATCATGATATGATCTCAAACAACACACTGCAAAACATTGCTGGAGTTCAAACGGGATCAACTTGGCTGGACACAGATGCTATGG CTAACATGTTTTTGGAGAAGGATGAAGTTCATGATTTTGCAAGTCTAAGACATGCACTTCTTGAACAG GATAGGCAAGCTTTTCTAACTGGTGGCAATCCTTTAGCAAAGGAACTAAATATTAAGGAGCTGTACTCTATCCAAAGCAGATTAGCTCAGGAGAAGGCTAGAGAAAGTATATATCAACAGAG ATTCCAGATGCCAGAGTTGCAAGGCCTCATCCAGGAGCAGAATCCCGCGATCGATCTTTGTGGCCTTCATGCAAGTGAGGCGATGCACGTCCTGAACAACGAACTCAACAACCGGAGGAAGATTGCCCGTTCCACGGGCCGCCGGCTCCAGGCCATCATTATCTCTAACCCCCGTACCCCTGCGAGGTTGACCGCCGCCATCGAGCAGTACCTCCTGGAGCACGGCCTTCAGTACACGCAGGCACAGCCAGGCCTCTTCCGCGTCCTGCTGCAGTGA
- the LOC119291647 gene encoding polyadenylate-binding protein-interacting protein 7-like isoform X1: protein MSIEERKISLINRTTSLNPNAVEFVPSCLRSVSDASNRSDTTKIPVSESSKEISADQPESVPSNPDEEAHRYWQQQLPDDITPDFNVLGQDETPGPDSLSLTGLSVNDGFGASLFSPNQTSRMQHHASPFVRDTRSTRGKFEFPGQEQPQATIMSPTASTMSPTAAPWVKTVRNGGQYGTNRRDASHYNGDSSIGSPLQSDAYYRNRRSFRSSMDIMTQLEQNKVDGRLNQNLRSLSFGHSSPPSPVSYAQNGLANYNKEAFGLPNSPYRSHSAILTDDIISPSAGRERLSLDSPRGRYKTTNLPVTSLGSSRGSHLLAGSYNGNHDMISNNTLQNIAGVQTGSTWLDTDAMANMFLEKDEVHDFASLRHALLEQQDRQAFLTGGNPLAKELNIKELYSIQSRLAQEKARESIYQQRFQMPELQGLIQEQNPAIDLCGLHASEAMHVLNNELNNRRKIARSTGRRLQAIIISNPRTPARLTAAIEQYLLEHGLQYTQAQPGLFRVLLQ from the exons ATGTCCATTGAAGAAAGGAAAATTAGTTTGATAAACAGGACGACTTCGTTAAATCCTAATGCGGTAGAATTTGTTCCTTCATGCCTTAGATCTGTGAGTGATGCTTCAAACAGATCGGACACAACCAAGATTCCTGTCTCAGAGTCCTCCAAGGAAATCAGCGCAGACCAACCAGAGTCTGTACCAAGCAACCCTGATGAAGAAGCACATCGGTATTGGCAACAACAGCTTCCAGATGATATCACTCCTGATTTCAACGTTCTTGGCCAAGATGAGACTCCTGGACCTGACAGTCTTTCACTCACGGGCTTGTCAGTGAATGATGGCTTTGGTGCTTCACTATTTTCTCCAAACCAGACATCAAGAATGCAGCACCATGCTTCTCCATTTGTTAGGGACACGCGAAGTACACGAGGGAAGTTTGAATTTCCTGGCCAAgaacagccgcaagctactattatGAGTCCCACTGCTAGTACTATGAGTCCAACTGCTGCTCCATGGGTAAAGACAGTAAGAAACGGTGGACAATATGGTACAAACAGAAGGGATGCTAGTCACTACAATGGAGATTCTAGCATTG GATCCCCACTGCAGTCTGATGCTTATTACAGAAACCGGCGTAGCTTTAGGTCAAGTATGGACATCATGACTCAGCTGGAG CAGAATAAAGTTGATGGACGACTCAATCAGAATCTCAGGTCACTGTCATTTGGACATTCAAGTCCCCCATCACCAGTATCAtatgctcaaaatggtcttgccaacTATAACAAAGAGGCTTTTGGTCTGCCGAACAGTCCATACAGATCTCATTCAGCCATACTCACAGATGATATAATTTCACCTTCAGCTGGCAGGGAACGCTTATCCCTAGATTCTCCGAGGGGGAGGTACAAGACAACTAATTTGCCTGTTACTAGTCTTGGTTCAAGCAGAGGCTCTCATCTGTTGGCTGGCTCATACAACGGTAATCATGATATGATCTCAAACAACACACTGCAAAACATTGCTGGAGTTCAAACGGGATCAACTTGGCTGGACACAGATGCTATGG CTAACATGTTTTTGGAGAAGGATGAAGTTCATGATTTTGCAAGTCTAAGACATGCACTTCTTGAACAG CAGGATAGGCAAGCTTTTCTAACTGGTGGCAATCCTTTAGCAAAGGAACTAAATATTAAGGAGCTGTACTCTATCCAAAGCAGATTAGCTCAGGAGAAGGCTAGAGAAAGTATATATCAACAGAG ATTCCAGATGCCAGAGTTGCAAGGCCTCATCCAGGAGCAGAATCCCGCGATCGATCTTTGTGGCCTTCATGCAAGTGAGGCGATGCACGTCCTGAACAACGAACTCAACAACCGGAGGAAGATTGCCCGTTCCACGGGCCGCCGGCTCCAGGCCATCATTATCTCTAACCCCCGTACCCCTGCGAGGTTGACCGCCGCCATCGAGCAGTACCTCCTGGAGCACGGCCTTCAGTACACGCAGGCACAGCCAGGCCTCTTCCGCGTCCTGCTGCAGTGA
- the LOC119291647 gene encoding polyadenylate-binding protein-interacting protein 7-like isoform X2, whose amino-acid sequence MSIEERKISLINRTTSLNPNAVEFVPSCLRSVSDASNRSDTTKIPVSESSKEISADQPESVPSNPDEEAHRYWQQQLPDDITPDFNVLGQDETPGPDSLSLTGLSVNDGFGASLFSPNQTSRMQHHASPFVRDTRSTRGKFEFPGQEQPQATIMSPTASTMSPTAAPWVKTVRNGGQYGTNRRDASHYNGDSSIGSPLQSDAYYRNRRSFRSSMDIMTQLENKVDGRLNQNLRSLSFGHSSPPSPVSYAQNGLANYNKEAFGLPNSPYRSHSAILTDDIISPSAGRERLSLDSPRGRYKTTNLPVTSLGSSRGSHLLAGSYNGNHDMISNNTLQNIAGVQTGSTWLDTDAMANMFLEKDEVHDFASLRHALLEQQDRQAFLTGGNPLAKELNIKELYSIQSRLAQEKARESIYQQRFQMPELQGLIQEQNPAIDLCGLHASEAMHVLNNELNNRRKIARSTGRRLQAIIISNPRTPARLTAAIEQYLLEHGLQYTQAQPGLFRVLLQ is encoded by the exons ATGTCCATTGAAGAAAGGAAAATTAGTTTGATAAACAGGACGACTTCGTTAAATCCTAATGCGGTAGAATTTGTTCCTTCATGCCTTAGATCTGTGAGTGATGCTTCAAACAGATCGGACACAACCAAGATTCCTGTCTCAGAGTCCTCCAAGGAAATCAGCGCAGACCAACCAGAGTCTGTACCAAGCAACCCTGATGAAGAAGCACATCGGTATTGGCAACAACAGCTTCCAGATGATATCACTCCTGATTTCAACGTTCTTGGCCAAGATGAGACTCCTGGACCTGACAGTCTTTCACTCACGGGCTTGTCAGTGAATGATGGCTTTGGTGCTTCACTATTTTCTCCAAACCAGACATCAAGAATGCAGCACCATGCTTCTCCATTTGTTAGGGACACGCGAAGTACACGAGGGAAGTTTGAATTTCCTGGCCAAgaacagccgcaagctactattatGAGTCCCACTGCTAGTACTATGAGTCCAACTGCTGCTCCATGGGTAAAGACAGTAAGAAACGGTGGACAATATGGTACAAACAGAAGGGATGCTAGTCACTACAATGGAGATTCTAGCATTG GATCCCCACTGCAGTCTGATGCTTATTACAGAAACCGGCGTAGCTTTAGGTCAAGTATGGACATCATGACTCAGCTGGAG AATAAAGTTGATGGACGACTCAATCAGAATCTCAGGTCACTGTCATTTGGACATTCAAGTCCCCCATCACCAGTATCAtatgctcaaaatggtcttgccaacTATAACAAAGAGGCTTTTGGTCTGCCGAACAGTCCATACAGATCTCATTCAGCCATACTCACAGATGATATAATTTCACCTTCAGCTGGCAGGGAACGCTTATCCCTAGATTCTCCGAGGGGGAGGTACAAGACAACTAATTTGCCTGTTACTAGTCTTGGTTCAAGCAGAGGCTCTCATCTGTTGGCTGGCTCATACAACGGTAATCATGATATGATCTCAAACAACACACTGCAAAACATTGCTGGAGTTCAAACGGGATCAACTTGGCTGGACACAGATGCTATGG CTAACATGTTTTTGGAGAAGGATGAAGTTCATGATTTTGCAAGTCTAAGACATGCACTTCTTGAACAG CAGGATAGGCAAGCTTTTCTAACTGGTGGCAATCCTTTAGCAAAGGAACTAAATATTAAGGAGCTGTACTCTATCCAAAGCAGATTAGCTCAGGAGAAGGCTAGAGAAAGTATATATCAACAGAG ATTCCAGATGCCAGAGTTGCAAGGCCTCATCCAGGAGCAGAATCCCGCGATCGATCTTTGTGGCCTTCATGCAAGTGAGGCGATGCACGTCCTGAACAACGAACTCAACAACCGGAGGAAGATTGCCCGTTCCACGGGCCGCCGGCTCCAGGCCATCATTATCTCTAACCCCCGTACCCCTGCGAGGTTGACCGCCGCCATCGAGCAGTACCTCCTGGAGCACGGCCTTCAGTACACGCAGGCACAGCCAGGCCTCTTCCGCGTCCTGCTGCAGTGA
- the LOC119291647 gene encoding polyadenylate-binding protein-interacting protein 7-like isoform X3: MSIEERKISLINRTTSLNPNAVEFVPSCLRSVSDASNRSDTTKIPVSESSKEISADQPESVPSNPDEEAHRYWQQQLPDDITPDFNVLGQDETPGPDSLSLTGLSVNDGFGASLFSPNQTSRMQHHASPFVRDTRSTRGKFEFPGQEQPQATIMSPTASTMSPTAAPWVKTVRNGGQYGTNRRDASHYNGDSSIGSPLQSDAYYRNRRSFRSSMDIMTQLEQNKVDGRLNQNLRSLSFGHSSPPSPVSYAQNGLANYNKEAFGLPNSPYRSHSAILTDDIISPSAGRERLSLDSPRGRYKTTNLPVTSLGSSRGSHLLAGSYNGNHDMISNNTLQNIAGVQTGSTWLDTDAMANMFLEKDEVHDFASLRHALLEQDRQAFLTGGNPLAKELNIKELYSIQSRLAQEKARESIYQQRFQMPELQGLIQEQNPAIDLCGLHASEAMHVLNNELNNRRKIARSTGRRLQAIIISNPRTPARLTAAIEQYLLEHGLQYTQAQPGLFRVLLQ, encoded by the exons ATGTCCATTGAAGAAAGGAAAATTAGTTTGATAAACAGGACGACTTCGTTAAATCCTAATGCGGTAGAATTTGTTCCTTCATGCCTTAGATCTGTGAGTGATGCTTCAAACAGATCGGACACAACCAAGATTCCTGTCTCAGAGTCCTCCAAGGAAATCAGCGCAGACCAACCAGAGTCTGTACCAAGCAACCCTGATGAAGAAGCACATCGGTATTGGCAACAACAGCTTCCAGATGATATCACTCCTGATTTCAACGTTCTTGGCCAAGATGAGACTCCTGGACCTGACAGTCTTTCACTCACGGGCTTGTCAGTGAATGATGGCTTTGGTGCTTCACTATTTTCTCCAAACCAGACATCAAGAATGCAGCACCATGCTTCTCCATTTGTTAGGGACACGCGAAGTACACGAGGGAAGTTTGAATTTCCTGGCCAAgaacagccgcaagctactattatGAGTCCCACTGCTAGTACTATGAGTCCAACTGCTGCTCCATGGGTAAAGACAGTAAGAAACGGTGGACAATATGGTACAAACAGAAGGGATGCTAGTCACTACAATGGAGATTCTAGCATTG GATCCCCACTGCAGTCTGATGCTTATTACAGAAACCGGCGTAGCTTTAGGTCAAGTATGGACATCATGACTCAGCTGGAG CAGAATAAAGTTGATGGACGACTCAATCAGAATCTCAGGTCACTGTCATTTGGACATTCAAGTCCCCCATCACCAGTATCAtatgctcaaaatggtcttgccaacTATAACAAAGAGGCTTTTGGTCTGCCGAACAGTCCATACAGATCTCATTCAGCCATACTCACAGATGATATAATTTCACCTTCAGCTGGCAGGGAACGCTTATCCCTAGATTCTCCGAGGGGGAGGTACAAGACAACTAATTTGCCTGTTACTAGTCTTGGTTCAAGCAGAGGCTCTCATCTGTTGGCTGGCTCATACAACGGTAATCATGATATGATCTCAAACAACACACTGCAAAACATTGCTGGAGTTCAAACGGGATCAACTTGGCTGGACACAGATGCTATGG CTAACATGTTTTTGGAGAAGGATGAAGTTCATGATTTTGCAAGTCTAAGACATGCACTTCTTGAACAG GATAGGCAAGCTTTTCTAACTGGTGGCAATCCTTTAGCAAAGGAACTAAATATTAAGGAGCTGTACTCTATCCAAAGCAGATTAGCTCAGGAGAAGGCTAGAGAAAGTATATATCAACAGAG ATTCCAGATGCCAGAGTTGCAAGGCCTCATCCAGGAGCAGAATCCCGCGATCGATCTTTGTGGCCTTCATGCAAGTGAGGCGATGCACGTCCTGAACAACGAACTCAACAACCGGAGGAAGATTGCCCGTTCCACGGGCCGCCGGCTCCAGGCCATCATTATCTCTAACCCCCGTACCCCTGCGAGGTTGACCGCCGCCATCGAGCAGTACCTCCTGGAGCACGGCCTTCAGTACACGCAGGCACAGCCAGGCCTCTTCCGCGTCCTGCTGCAGTGA